The Vicia villosa cultivar HV-30 ecotype Madison, WI unplaced genomic scaffold, Vvil1.0 ctg.002131F_1_1, whole genome shotgun sequence genome contains a region encoding:
- the LOC131637990 gene encoding amino acid transporter AVT3B-like, with translation MGLKEEYTPLLSNAPPLSSKFKTFANIFISIVGAGVLGLPYSFKKTGWIMGLLMLFSVAFLTFYCMMLLVQTRRRLESTTGFTKINSFGDLGYATSGPFGRICVDIMIVLTQAGFCVSYLIFISTTLVHLSNNNTSSTMLSSSLGFTPNVLFIWVCFPFQLGLNAIPSLTHLAPLSIFADVVDIGAMGVVMIKDVFIFLENRPPLKTFGGLSVFLYGLGVAVYAFEGIGMVLPLESEAKEKDKFGGVLGLGMIIISLLYGAFAVLGYIAFGEETQGIITTNLGQGMISALVQLGLCVNLFFTFPMMMNPVYEVVERRLCDSKYCLWLRWLLVLMVSLVALLVPNFADFLSLVGSSFCVFLSFVFPALFHFLVFKDELGWRCLVLDGAIVVFGIVIAVSGTWSCLMDIFYPKA, from the coding sequence ATGGGGTTGAAAGAAGAATACACCCCTCTTCTTTCAAATGCACCCCCTCTCTCATCCAAATTCAAAACCTTTGCAAACATCTTCATTTCAATTGTAGGTGCTGGTGTTCTTGGTCTCCCTTATAGTTTCAAAAAAACCGGATGGATCATGGGTTTGCTTATGCTTTTCTCTGTCGCTTTTCTAACTTTCTACTGCATGATGCTCCTTGTCCAAACTCGTCGTAGGCTCGAATCAACCACGGGGTTCACGAAAATCAATTCTTTTGGTGATTTAGGTTATGCAACAAGTGGCCCATTTGGAAGAATTTGCGTTGATATCATGATTGTTCTTACGCAAGCCGGTTTTTGTGTTAGCTACCTCATTTTCATTTCAACCACTTTGGTTCATCTTTCTAATAACAACACAAGTTCAACAATGTTATCATCTTCATTAGGTTTCACACCAAATGTTTTGTTTATTtgggtttgttttccttttcaacttGGTTTGAATGCAATTCCAAGTTTGACTCATTTGGCTCCTTTGAGTATATTTGCTGATGTGGTTGATATTGGAGCTATGGGAGTTGTGATGATTAAGGATGTTTTTATCTTCTTGGAAAATAGACCACCTTTGAAGACATTTGGTGGTTTATCTGTTTTTTTATATGGTTTAGGTGTGGCTGTTTATGCTTTTGAAGGAATAGGAATGGTTTTACCTTTGGAATCAGAAGCTAAAGAAAAAGATAAATTTGGTGGTGTTTTGGGTTTGGGAATGATAATAATTTCTTTGTTGTATGGAGCTTTTGCTGTTTTAGGTTACATTGCTTTTGGTGAAGAAACTCAAGGGATTATTACTACAAATCTAGGGCAAGGAATGATAAGTGCTTTGGTGCAATTGGGACTTTGTGTTAATCTGTTTTTTACTTTTCCAATGATGATGAATCCGGTTTATGAAGTTGTGGAGAGAAGGTTGTGTGATTCTAAGTATTGTTTGTGGCTTAGGTGGTTGTTGGTTTTGATGGTGAGTTTGGTGGCACTTTTGGTGCCTAATTTTGCTGATTTTTTGTCACTTGTTGGGAGTAGCTTTTGTGTTTTTCTTAGCTTTGTGTTTCCTGCCTTGTTTCATTTTTTGGTTTTTAAAGATGAATTGGGTTGGAGATGTTTGGTTTTGGATGGTGCAATTGTGGTGTTTGGGATTGTTATTGCAGTGTCAGGAACATGGTCTTGCTTAATGGATATTTTTTACCCTAAGGCTTGA